A part of Candidatus Rokuibacteriota bacterium genomic DNA contains:
- a CDS encoding translation elongation factor-like protein: MASEEKVGTVTGYYSRIGVAAIHLTGGDLRVGDQIRIRGHTTDFGQAVESLQVEHQSVDQAQRGSEVALKVRERVRLHDQVFRVREG; this comes from the coding sequence ATGGCCTCCGAAGAGAAAGTCGGCACCGTCACGGGTTACTACAGCAGAATCGGCGTCGCGGCGATCCACCTGACCGGCGGAGACCTACGGGTGGGCGACCAGATCCGCATCCGCGGGCACACCACGGACTTCGGCCAGGCCGTCGAGTCGCTTCAGGTCGAGCACCAGAGCGTGGACCAGGCCCAGCGCGGAAGCGAGGTGGCGCTCAAAGTGCGCGAGCGCGTCCGTCTCCACGACCAGGTCTTTCGCGTGCGCGAGGGCTAA
- the rlmD gene encoding 23S rRNA (uracil(1939)-C(5))-methyltransferase RlmD, protein MARLKRGDVLSLTIDDLAFGGEGVGRANGYVVFVRGGIPGDRLRVRLVQARSRFGRGVIEAIEAPSPDRVEAPCPYFGRCGGCRLQHTAYPAQLAFKARQVVECLARIGGLSEVPVRPIIGAPEVFGYRNKMEFTVVRGGEGRSGEPVVGLHEADRYDVVLDIERCLLQSETMNLLLAEARRAFRERGLSVYEQESGDGLLRFLMLREGKRTGEAMVNVVTSAPQFSDLVPLADQIRRRVPQTASVVLNVNPKKASVAVGVESHLLAGREHITESLGGLTFQISANSFFQTNTVQAERLFSLVEESTALTGSETVVDLYSGTGAISLLLARRCRWVYGIEVAPAAVDDAVRNAELNGIANCTFLAGEVRYVLPDLIGQGVRASVVVADPPRAGFHPRALRALLTLGPARIVYISCNPSTMARDLGELCRGGYRADWVQPIDMFPHTPHIEAVARLERQEAGGVRAGGG, encoded by the coding sequence GTGGCACGACTCAAGCGTGGCGATGTCCTCTCGCTGACCATCGACGACCTCGCGTTCGGCGGCGAGGGGGTCGGGCGGGCGAACGGCTACGTGGTCTTCGTACGCGGCGGCATTCCGGGTGATCGCCTCCGCGTTCGTCTCGTCCAGGCGCGCTCACGGTTCGGCCGCGGCGTGATCGAAGCCATCGAGGCGCCGTCCCCCGACCGGGTCGAGGCACCGTGTCCCTACTTCGGTCGGTGCGGCGGCTGCCGCCTCCAGCACACGGCCTACCCTGCCCAGCTCGCCTTCAAGGCCAGGCAGGTCGTCGAGTGCCTGGCACGGATCGGAGGGCTCTCAGAGGTCCCCGTGCGTCCGATCATCGGGGCGCCGGAGGTCTTCGGTTACCGGAACAAGATGGAGTTCACGGTGGTGCGGGGCGGCGAGGGGCGGAGCGGGGAGCCCGTCGTCGGGCTCCACGAGGCCGATCGCTACGACGTGGTGCTCGACATCGAGCGCTGCCTGCTCCAGTCGGAGACGATGAACCTCCTCCTCGCCGAGGCGCGGCGCGCCTTTCGCGAGCGGGGACTCAGCGTGTACGAGCAGGAGTCCGGCGACGGGCTGCTCCGCTTCCTCATGCTCCGCGAGGGGAAGCGCACCGGCGAGGCGATGGTGAACGTCGTGACCTCGGCGCCCCAGTTCTCGGACCTGGTCCCCCTCGCCGACCAGATCCGCCGGCGCGTGCCGCAGACGGCCAGCGTGGTCCTCAACGTGAACCCCAAGAAGGCCAGCGTAGCCGTGGGGGTGGAGTCGCACCTCCTCGCCGGCCGGGAGCACATCACGGAGTCTCTCGGCGGGCTCACCTTTCAGATCTCCGCCAACTCGTTCTTTCAGACCAACACGGTCCAGGCCGAGCGGCTCTTCAGCCTCGTCGAGGAATCCACGGCCCTGACCGGGAGCGAGACGGTGGTCGATCTCTATTCGGGCACGGGCGCGATCAGCCTGCTCCTCGCGCGTCGGTGCCGTTGGGTGTACGGGATCGAGGTGGCGCCGGCGGCCGTGGACGACGCGGTGCGGAACGCCGAGCTCAACGGGATCGCGAACTGCACCTTCCTGGCGGGAGAGGTCCGCTACGTGCTGCCGGACCTGATCGGGCAGGGCGTCAGGGCGTCGGTCGTCGTGGCTGACCCGCCGCGGGCGGGCTTCCATCCGCGCGCGCTGCGCGCGCTCCTGACCCTCGGGCCGGCGCGCATCGTCTACATCTCCTGCAATCCCTCCACCATGGCGCGGGACCTCGGCGAGCTCTGCCGGGGCGGCTACCGGGCCGACTGGGTGCAGCCGATCGACATGTTCCCGCACACGCCCCACATCGAGGCGGTCGCCCGGCTGGAGCGCCAGGAGGCCGGCGGCGTCCGGGCCGGTGGGGGTTAG
- a CDS encoding DUF721 domain-containing protein, translating to MAEIGSRTPARVGAFLDVAFPTVAERLLEARIRREWPHLMGPDVSRRCQPGELRNRTLELTVDNSPWLQELALREADLLERLRQRYGPRTVRALKLSLGALSPEPAAAPRRSPRATGRPTAEELQMIDAAVTLIADPELQISARRLLEKTCTTRRPRTGMS from the coding sequence ATGGCCGAGATCGGTTCGCGGACTCCCGCCCGTGTCGGCGCCTTTCTGGATGTGGCGTTCCCGACCGTCGCGGAGCGCCTCCTCGAGGCCCGGATCCGCCGCGAGTGGCCGCACCTGATGGGACCTGACGTCTCGCGGCGATGCCAGCCGGGGGAGTTGAGGAACCGGACGCTCGAGCTCACCGTGGACAACTCGCCGTGGCTCCAGGAGCTGGCCCTGCGCGAGGCCGACCTCCTGGAGCGCCTTCGCCAACGCTACGGACCGCGCACGGTCCGCGCCCTCAAGCTCTCCCTCGGGGCCCTGTCCCCCGAGCCCGCCGCAGCGCCGCGGCGGAGCCCGCGAGCGACGGGGCGGCCCACAGCCGAGGAGCTGCAGATGATCGACGCCGCCGTCACGCTCATCGCCGACCCGGAGCTGCAGATCTCCGCCCGTCGGCTCCTCGAGAAGACCTGCACCACCAGGCGACCCCGGACGGGCATGTCATGA
- a CDS encoding tetratricopeptide repeat protein — MTRAVGLLAIAVLIAAGCASLEPGAVTPKTAVRPADPPPAADAYFHYMRAQLHAQAGRLKEAVAELKEALARDPNAPGLWIQLGFWLSRTGAHGEALDAARKAVEIAPNDPAGHLALAELYRGQKRYAEATAELENVLGLNPKAAEPYLTLARLHVELKAYGKAREVLLRLIQVQPTHTQGHFLLGRLAMETEAWDEAITWLRQAIDLDPDYDSAWTALAYVYETRHRVDEALNVYRQAIQANPDNPALVERLGDLLIRMGKLNEAQHEMESLASLLPRDPRIWMKLGAVHYEQKRYDRAVEAFRRVVALEPGNLRARYFLASAYMEAGKDAEAQAELERILRADPRSIDARVQLGFLHGRAKRYGEAIKVLQEAVNLEPRRAELFLYLGTAYYRAQDYDRAMSILEEGLSIDGKHRDLHFQVGVVLEKQKRFDDAIRAFRLVIELDPKHAEAYNYVGYMYAEKGINLEEAIQLISKALELEPENGYFIDSLGWAYYQQGRYPEALLELKRAVERAKDDPVIYDHLGDAYIKNGSIEDAIAAWEKSLQLDPDNGSVKKKLQETREKHLKVKGERSKVEP; from the coding sequence ATGACGCGGGCCGTCGGGCTCCTCGCCATCGCCGTCTTGATCGCAGCCGGGTGCGCCAGCCTGGAGCCCGGCGCTGTCACCCCGAAGACAGCCGTCCGTCCGGCAGATCCCCCTCCGGCGGCCGACGCCTACTTCCACTACATGCGCGCCCAGCTCCACGCGCAGGCCGGCCGCCTGAAGGAGGCCGTCGCCGAGCTGAAGGAAGCGCTCGCGCGGGACCCCAACGCCCCGGGGCTCTGGATCCAGCTCGGCTTCTGGCTCTCGCGCACGGGCGCCCACGGCGAGGCGCTCGACGCGGCCCGGAAAGCGGTGGAGATCGCGCCCAACGACCCGGCCGGTCACCTCGCCCTGGCCGAGCTCTACCGCGGTCAGAAGCGCTACGCCGAGGCGACCGCCGAACTCGAGAACGTCCTGGGCCTCAACCCGAAGGCGGCCGAGCCCTACCTGACTCTGGCCCGCCTCCACGTGGAGCTCAAAGCATACGGGAAGGCCCGGGAGGTGCTCCTCCGGCTCATCCAGGTCCAGCCGACGCACACCCAGGGCCACTTCCTCCTCGGTCGGCTCGCCATGGAGACCGAGGCGTGGGACGAGGCGATCACCTGGTTGAGGCAGGCGATCGACTTGGACCCCGACTACGACAGCGCGTGGACCGCCCTCGCCTACGTGTACGAGACGCGCCACCGGGTCGACGAGGCGCTCAACGTCTACCGCCAGGCCATCCAGGCCAACCCGGACAACCCGGCGCTGGTCGAGCGCCTCGGCGACCTCCTGATCCGCATGGGGAAGTTGAACGAGGCGCAGCACGAGATGGAGTCGCTCGCCAGCCTCCTCCCGCGCGACCCGCGCATCTGGATGAAGCTCGGGGCCGTGCACTACGAGCAGAAGCGGTACGACAGGGCCGTCGAGGCCTTCCGCCGCGTCGTCGCGCTGGAGCCCGGCAACCTCCGGGCGCGCTACTTCCTCGCTTCCGCCTACATGGAGGCCGGAAAGGACGCCGAGGCCCAGGCCGAGCTCGAACGCATCCTCCGCGCCGACCCGCGCTCGATCGACGCGCGCGTCCAGCTCGGCTTCCTGCACGGCCGGGCCAAGCGTTACGGCGAGGCGATCAAGGTGCTGCAGGAGGCCGTCAACCTCGAGCCCCGCCGGGCCGAGCTCTTCCTCTACCTGGGGACCGCCTACTACCGGGCCCAGGACTACGACCGGGCCATGAGCATTCTCGAGGAAGGCCTGTCCATCGACGGCAAGCACCGGGACCTCCACTTCCAGGTTGGCGTCGTCCTCGAGAAGCAGAAGCGCTTCGACGACGCGATCCGGGCCTTCCGCCTCGTCATCGAGCTGGATCCGAAGCACGCCGAAGCCTACAACTACGTCGGCTACATGTACGCCGAGAAAGGGATCAATCTCGAAGAAGCGATCCAGCTCATCAGCAAGGCCCTGGAGCTGGAGCCCGAGAACGGCTACTTCATCGACAGCCTGGGGTGGGCCTACTACCAGCAGGGGCGCTACCCCGAGGCGCTGCTGGAGCTCAAGCGCGCCGTCGAACGCGCGAAGGACGACCCGGTCATCTACGACCACCTGGGCGATGCCTACATCAAGAACGGCTCCATCGAGGATGCGATCGCCGCATGGGAGAAGTCCCTCCAGCTCGACCCCGACAACGGCTCGGTGAAGAAGAAGCTCCAGGAGACCCGCGAGAAGCACCTGAAGGTCAAGGGTGAGCGCTCGAAGGTGGAGCCGTAG
- the ispE gene encoding 4-(cytidine 5'-diphospho)-2-C-methyl-D-erythritol kinase: MLRASAKVNLALEVLGKRQDGYHELVTLLQAVDLSDRLVIEEADALSLKTNDPGIPTDDGNLVVRSARLLQAVAGIPKGAQIALEKRIPIAAGLGGGSSDAAATLWGLNRLWGLRWPSRRLVELATRVGMDVPFFLTGGRALATGRGEILKPLPAAPALSLVLVYPNFPLSTREVYGRVPPDLTTDGSRTKELIGALATRSAARAAAHLYNSLEAVVEPIYPALARIKAALLGAGALGAVMSGSGPTVVGVARSFDHARQMRNRLTTGKWSCWAVRAISGPAIRVVRG; encoded by the coding sequence GTGCTCAGGGCCTCGGCCAAGGTCAATCTGGCGCTCGAGGTGTTGGGCAAGCGGCAGGACGGCTACCACGAGCTCGTAACCTTGCTCCAGGCCGTGGACCTCTCCGACAGGCTGGTCATCGAGGAAGCCGACGCGCTGTCGCTGAAAACCAACGACCCCGGGATCCCGACGGATGACGGGAACCTCGTGGTCAGGAGCGCTCGACTACTCCAGGCCGTTGCCGGGATCCCCAAAGGCGCGCAGATCGCGCTGGAGAAGCGGATCCCGATCGCGGCCGGGTTGGGCGGCGGTTCCAGCGATGCTGCAGCGACGCTCTGGGGCCTGAACCGCCTTTGGGGGCTCCGGTGGCCGAGTCGACGGCTCGTCGAGTTGGCGACACGGGTCGGGATGGACGTTCCGTTTTTCCTCACGGGAGGGCGGGCGCTGGCGACGGGCCGGGGGGAGATCCTCAAGCCGCTGCCTGCCGCCCCCGCGCTCTCCCTCGTGCTGGTCTACCCCAACTTCCCACTCTCCACGCGGGAGGTGTACGGGCGGGTTCCCCCAGACCTGACCACGGATGGATCGCGGACCAAGGAGCTGATCGGGGCCCTGGCAACGCGGAGCGCGGCCCGGGCCGCGGCGCACCTGTACAATAGCCTCGAGGCGGTCGTGGAGCCGATCTACCCCGCGCTCGCCCGGATCAAGGCGGCGCTGCTGGGGGCCGGCGCGCTCGGGGCCGTGATGTCTGGAAGCGGCCCGACCGTGGTAGGCGTGGCCCGCTCGTTCGACCACGCCAGGCAGATGCGGAATCGGCTGACGACGGGGAAGTGGTCCTGCTGGGCCGTTCGCGCGATCTCGGGGCCGGCCATCCGCGTCGTGCGCGGCTGA
- a CDS encoding ribose-phosphate pyrophosphokinase, translating to MAYELKLFTGNANRPLAEEIARQLGIPLAGADVSRFSDGEVFVQINENVRGTDVFVIQPTCPPVNDNLMELLVMLDALKRASAQRITAVLPYYGYARQDRKVQPRVPISAKLVADLLTAAGAHRVLALDLHSGQIQGFFDIPVDHLFAAPVLIDYLGRRGLEDPVVVAPDAGGVERARAIAKRLRAQLAIIDKRREGANVSLFMHLIGDVKGREAIIIDDMIDTGGTLIQAVDAVKREGARRILACGVHPVLSGPAIARLEGSPLEEVIVTNSIPLGPEKRLAKITVLSVASLLSEAIRRIHDEESVSTLFV from the coding sequence ATGGCATACGAGCTGAAGCTCTTTACCGGGAACGCCAACCGGCCCCTGGCTGAGGAGATCGCTCGTCAACTCGGCATCCCCCTGGCGGGCGCGGACGTCTCGCGGTTCTCGGACGGCGAGGTCTTCGTCCAGATCAACGAGAACGTGCGGGGGACGGATGTGTTCGTGATCCAGCCGACGTGCCCTCCCGTCAACGACAACCTGATGGAGCTCCTGGTGATGCTGGACGCCCTGAAGCGGGCCTCCGCCCAGCGGATCACGGCGGTGCTCCCCTACTACGGCTATGCCCGCCAGGACCGGAAGGTCCAGCCGCGGGTGCCCATCTCGGCGAAGCTCGTCGCCGACCTCCTGACGGCCGCCGGCGCGCATCGCGTCCTCGCCCTGGACCTCCACTCGGGCCAGATCCAGGGGTTCTTCGACATCCCGGTGGATCACCTCTTCGCCGCGCCGGTGCTGATCGACTACCTGGGCCGGCGAGGTCTCGAGGATCCCGTCGTCGTCGCGCCCGACGCGGGGGGCGTGGAGCGCGCGCGGGCGATTGCCAAGCGCCTCAGGGCACAGCTTGCGATCATCGACAAGCGCCGCGAGGGCGCCAACGTCTCCCTCTTCATGCACTTGATCGGCGACGTCAAGGGCCGCGAGGCCATCATCATCGACGACATGATCGACACGGGCGGGACCCTCATCCAGGCCGTGGACGCGGTCAAGCGCGAAGGCGCCCGCCGGATTCTCGCCTGCGGCGTGCACCCGGTGCTCTCGGGCCCGGCCATCGCGCGGCTGGAGGGGTCGCCCCTCGAAGAGGTCATCGTGACGAACTCGATCCCGCTGGGCCCGGAGAAGCGGCTCGCCAAGATCACGGTGCTCTCGGTCGCGAGCCTGCTGAGCGAGGCCATCCGGCGGATTCACGACGAGGAGTCGGTCTCTACGCTGTTCGTCTAG
- a CDS encoding 50S ribosomal protein L25: MELREVTIQKREGTGKEVAKRLRRTGLIPGVLYGVRPAVPIAVNPKDLQQATHGHGGATQLLKLRFAEDGETRTAIIRDLQLDPVSEGMLHVDLQEVAMDRAITVTVPVYAVGEPEGVKEQSGILQLILREVQVSCLPGLIPERIDADVSALRIGDVLTIASLVTPPGIRLLNDPGQAVATVSPPMAEEVVAPAPAPAPAEPEVHTERKPKPEEEPK; the protein is encoded by the coding sequence ATGGAACTTCGCGAGGTAACGATTCAGAAGCGCGAGGGGACCGGCAAGGAGGTCGCCAAACGCCTCCGGCGGACGGGCCTGATCCCGGGTGTCCTCTACGGCGTCCGGCCCGCCGTGCCGATCGCGGTCAACCCCAAAGACCTCCAGCAGGCCACTCACGGCCACGGCGGGGCTACGCAGCTCCTGAAGCTCCGGTTTGCCGAGGACGGAGAGACCCGCACCGCCATCATCCGGGACCTCCAGCTCGACCCGGTGAGCGAGGGAATGCTCCACGTGGACCTCCAGGAGGTCGCGATGGACCGGGCCATCACGGTCACCGTCCCCGTGTACGCGGTGGGCGAACCCGAGGGAGTCAAGGAGCAGAGCGGCATCCTGCAGCTGATCCTCCGCGAGGTGCAGGTCTCCTGCCTCCCGGGCCTGATCCCGGAGCGGATTGACGCCGACGTCTCGGCGCTCAGGATCGGCGACGTCTTGACAATCGCCAGCCTGGTGACGCCGCCGGGCATCCGACTCCTGAACGATCCCGGCCAGGCGGTGGCCACCGTTTCGCCGCCGATGGCCGAGGAAGTCGTGGCACCGGCGCCGGCGCCGGCCCCTGCGGAGCCCGAGGTCCACACCGAGCGGAAGCCGAAGCCGGAGGAGGAGCCGAAGTAG
- a CDS encoding aminoacyl-tRNA hydrolase — protein sequence MAQAVVGLGNPGPKYRGTRHNVGHLVLDRVADLLRAQRKPFVFSAYPRLGQVAAGTYGDDPLLLFKPASYMNASGGCVRRFIHHYRDYALAPADLILVYDDIDLSVGKVRVRLKGSSGGHRGVQSVIERLGTEALRRVKVGIGRPSAKDEVVDHVLARFTAEELPLIESACAEAADRVLKLLDSGAARNT from the coding sequence GTGGCCCAGGCAGTGGTGGGGCTGGGGAATCCCGGGCCAAAGTACCGAGGCACCCGCCACAACGTCGGCCACCTGGTCCTGGACCGGGTTGCCGACCTCCTTCGGGCTCAGCGAAAGCCATTCGTCTTCTCCGCGTACCCACGCCTCGGCCAGGTCGCAGCCGGCACGTACGGCGACGACCCGCTCTTGCTGTTCAAGCCCGCGAGCTACATGAACGCGTCCGGCGGGTGCGTCCGGCGCTTCATCCATCACTATCGGGATTACGCGCTGGCCCCCGCCGACCTGATCCTCGTGTACGATGACATCGACCTGTCGGTCGGCAAGGTGCGCGTGCGTCTCAAGGGAAGCTCCGGCGGGCATCGGGGCGTCCAGTCGGTCATCGAGCGCCTGGGCACCGAGGCCCTGCGGCGGGTGAAGGTGGGGATCGGCCGGCCCTCCGCCAAGGACGAGGTGGTGGACCACGTGCTGGCCCGCTTCACCGCGGAGGAGCTCCCGCTGATCGAGTCGGCTTGCGCCGAAGCCGCTGACCGCGTGCTGAAGCTCCTGGACTCCGGCGCGGCGCGGAACACATAG